tagacttaggacTCTATCGTGTAATATTTGAGTTATATGAACCCAATCCTCTAGTTTGATTAATTGAATTTATAATTGGAATCGATTTAGGAATATATATTAGGCGAGCCTTATCATCTTGAGTTGTTGTCAAATTATTTGAGAAATGGTAAAGGTTATATTCACTTTATGCCCCTGTACCTCTATGTAAGCATGTGTCTCGTAATTCATTAAGTTCCTTCCTTTCTTTTGGAGTGGGCCGAACGCCTCAATAGTATATTGAGATGCATCTACTGTTTGCATCGGTCGACCCTCGGCAATGTACACACCACTCTAGATCGGGTCGTACGGCCTCGGCATAATCGTACATTATATTGCTAGCATTCCGGATATTCGCGAGAATTCCCTTCTACTGGTGCCTAGCACTTTATATGGTATTCCTTATCCGTTTGAGATTGTCACTTGATATTTCTGATATATTGAGATATTTATATCGCCAAGGAAATGTTGGGGGATTATGCTAGTTAATGTTTTACCTCATTATTATTGTTGTACTTCATATATGTTAATGATTTATCATACtgatttattggaccactagtaagtgtcaatgtcgacccctcgttactacttcttcggggtaaggctagatacttactaggtatgcATTTattctaaatgaggtaaacccgataaggctaaggtcacagtcttggcatgacagtccaagatagcgtggtaaggtgataaccagtccatccctaatatgacatcgaaatcgaccatgtacaaaagaagcaaatctacatgagtctcaagacctccaaccacaactatacatgaatgatggactcgatataccacaatagaatcacccatcggtatagacacataaacaggatcacTTAAAGAATCACTAGACATGATCatatatggtgcaaaataagaggacacatacgagtacgtagatcctggatcaaataacactaaagcatctctatcacaaaccagaaccatacctgtaataattgcatcggaagcctcagcctcgggcatgggccccaccaccttgaactatatctctgggatggcctgttgctggctggcctccacctctagtggcctgagctcCATCTCTAATACatctacctctacctccacctctagaacctctacctccacctctagctggttgggcgggctgtggaacacctggtgcctaaaccatggcatgggaaccctgatgctgagagctactcagtGCTCGAGGAAAATACCTAGAAATGTGCCacatgtcgccacaagtaaaacaagccctcggctgctggggctaaCGACCCTGGAATCTctaaagcggcggtgcactgataggagttggtggtgcactgtaggactgctgatcagaatactgcatctaaGAACCATAGCTACTTGAatcaccgtgagaaacctgaagtactAACTAAAAAGGCTTGGGAGGATGTCCCCTACCGTATAAATCCCTACCTCCTGATAAGGTACCACTGtatctacctgaatgacgagaCCTCTTGTCCAACCCATAACCGcgtccctatgacagaaccatctcaactctcctggccacattgtcCGCCTCCTGGagagatatctcactcccagtctccctagccatctgaagatgaattgGATGAATAAGCCTATCAATGAAccttcactctctctctctctctctcggcgggaagtataataagagcatgacgagctaggtcgatgaatctggtctcatactagataacagtcatagaaccctgctggagatgctcaaattgcctctgataggcctctctctgggtgatggggagaaacttctctagaaatagctgagtaaactgctcccaagtcaaagctggcgatccagctggtctagccaaacagaaatccctccaccaagtcttggtggatctagacaagcaaaaagtggcaaaatcgaccccattggtctcaactatccccatattcctgagaacctcgtgacaactgtctagataatcctgaggatcctcaatagatgcaccgctgaaagtagtagtgaagagcttggcgaacctatccaacctccacgaagcatcgacagacatagtcgctctatcaccggtctgagctaccacacccggctgaactgctccaactagatgaactgctggagtctggaaCTAGGGaactacctgctccggagtgcgagtagcaggagtttgggctcctctTCCAGCCTGAGATATGGCTGGTGTTGCGCcctctttttctcgcgaaatcgggtttatgacatttgggaggataactcgttcccttttaggaattgggttttttgatttgaagagtcgccacctaatgattaagtgcattaggacactaggaagaatttgtttagaaaaaccagagtttgggtaagggctagaaattatctcgaggggaaggtgttaggcacctctcaagatccactagtgtggttcctgacCATGCTACAATcgtgacttaagtacaaacaacaaataagcaaataagggtttcaaatatgaggggttgtcatATTGTGATTgtaaataagttaaagtttgaagaaacaaggaagctgaaatttgagaaaaggggagttttgaaattttgaaagtaataaaataaacaagtaaagggaagggggtcttaggtttataaataatatggatcacatcaatgcaatacccggtaatcactcctcagaagaggggttacacgtgatattagtgcaccggttatcatatccatatctaccttttcccaccccgttgaggtattaaacgcggaatagtttcgtttacttattgcatgctagtacctgccccaatcctatcagtcccggaggcatttgggactactagtcctaaagggaagggagatttgggctttgtatggtttaaaaggataaaattctaaagcgacaaacaaaaactcataaggcagatatgggaaacacataacaatttaaaaggctcagacaggcctcctcacttaaagaaagattgtttagcatgtcttgtaGATACTGGTTATGGTCGGAATTAAACTTAAATGTTAAAGAGGCAGACTagtctattacacatttcagataagaaactggattcagacctgcctgctggttggaattaacagagtctaattcaattagctaatttaccttatagcttgcctaggtgaaacctataggcatgatatctaaatacgaGAGAAAGATACTGATTTCAAAAGCAGGTTTATTAACagcaggaacataagttctgcaagcgttaagcaatgctattactgattttaaacttataagcaagttgagggattcagattagttgcttattcctataggcatgctttctaagtgtgactgattttaacctttacgaaaatgcagaatcctatagtcatgttctctatatgaaatgcagaaatgcaaaagctattgatatgatatatccagaacttataggcaggatttctaagataCAAAAGTGTAGAAgtttatagacaggatttctatataaaaatgtagaagtgcagaacctaaaacaggatttcaaagatgccgaaatgcagaacttgccatgatttgcagaaataaagacctaatgagcatgatatctacccttatgcatacatgagtacccctcccctttcactataagcccccatgagttattacaaattattacagcccagaatgaagaaaggaaagtaaaaattacatcagaaagctaaaatcccaaccaaggagagcctgattcagacttctgtctgaagcatgaagtaaaccaactccaaagatcaaattccaaagcctttctcctatttgggatgtgtcagagttccctaagagtctcaagtggactccgggcagtgcttacacccaaatatattgtagaattggattatagtgcagtgtggaagggtcgtccctcaaatgtccaagtttagagggagctcaaggtcccaaagcaaggcttataggaagggggcagaacttagaatctaagagagagtgtaagtgtatagaggggattttggggaaggccaagaTAGGAtagtggtcatacccagcaattaggagtgctggcacacccctaaccagcatgttagccacattgtttgggagttatgatccattaaaggatcaggtccagacatgagcaacaatttgTATACTCCTAtgcctgaaccttaactcaaaacatagaagggaataagggtatgaggaattcacacagcaacagatacaaagagaacaacatattcaatacagaacataaacagcaagtagacaagattgttgaaactgtaaagcaaacacaaAGGGATGAAGCCGAAAGTTAAATTATAACATACTAGTTTTAggtaaataagaagagaagagcagtagtaaagccaaattgtGAACACACAACCAGAAGATTttagaagagagtagagtgttgaattgagaatgtagaAGTATGAAATTGAAAGAGTTCAATAAAtgttgaactcaaggtcttaaagagtattgaattggaagtgtgtaaaagtgcagaagggtcgtgccctttatagtgcagaaagcaagtaagaaaaggtaagaaaatagtttcgaaatAAATCACATAAGGTcttccttcaattaagggattctgatttcaaacgggcaagataattaaggaaagagtttgatcaaaatattttccaaagtagtacaataAAGGCAGATTCACAGAAAGTATTTAAGTAAAGAGTTTGATATCAAcacagtttgtgcaaataaggaaaggcaatcaatcaacagtcagtaaaaatcagaaattgagttttggtatgaatgaatccaaccagaaaaggtgaagaaaggatCAATTAgagaaaaatcagtaacaatcaatcagtccttattaaaagaaattctgaattaatcacaaattggcaaaaccttttttgaaggaagaattcatcatatataaagtgcacagatatgtgaatcaagaaagagttgtcatgctaattagaaaagccTAGCATAGAAAGGTTCTGAGTCAAAGAAGTTCGAGTTcagtacaaagactcaaaacgagTCTGAGAAACCTAGAGTTCCAAAATAGAACCGTAGTCTAAAACACAAGATCGACACTCGCcaaaaaccccaaaccctagggttttcaactcgagtcagataaagagaaaagaagacaaataagGAAAACATGCTCAGATGTATTTTTCAGAGACTtatgagaaaaaaaaagatgtaatagcaagtttgaaacaacaaagtgagaaagctgatttgaagcataaagaacacattttaagaaagcttggaacttaaacaagtttcagaagagaaacgagatagtataacacttaagagaacagtagaggaaacatgtttaacaaagaactcaaacaaagtccagaagaagacaactaaagacctaaaagcttagtagaaaatacagtaaaggaacataagggtaaacgaacacataagataaacatgtgaaagcatgatatagaaaccagtagaagaaagaacgaagcacaatagaagaacatgcaaaaTAAGGAAAACATAAAGATATAGAAGAAGAACATGCTAGGTAGAAAAATAAAACATACAAACATAGCAGAGATAGATACACACaaataaaagaagaggaagagtcAGAGaaatttttcgaaattttttcagaaaccctaaatcgaagagaaacaaattttgaaagaaaaaattggggaaaacattttaaaactcTAGTAGAGCAAAGATATAACATAGATTTAAGAAAACAACCATATAAAAACCTCGAATGGATAGGGTTTCAAAGAAACCTTAGAAATGATAAAAGCTTGGAAGAAAAGTtcgatcttgagtcggatgagttAGAACCAGGCTCGAAATTCTTTAGatgtgccggagcaaggccggggAGGCTTCAAAACCATGGATCTAAGAGTATATGAATGGACACTGCTGAGGTCAGACCTCAAAGCTTCGAACCCCAGACATTTGAGAGTGGAGggaggtgagtacaggccatccatggcctgagaagccatggattctaaTGAGGTTATGGTCGGAGAGGATGCGAGAGGCTAGGGTTCCagggaaccttcgagagagtttgagagaggagagtattcaaaggcgaCTGAGAGATGGAAATGAAGGGATTAGGGTAGGGTCGGTGGATTAAAAATGGTAATGGGTGATCGTGGCCattgatcaaaacgatcaacgacctggattaaaagaAAGGTCGGACGGGTTGGATAAACGGGTTAAGGGATTaggttgaaattgaaattgggctggtccaattgggggttaagattgggtcaattggaggctaaaattgaaatgtaatggggctacaattgaaacgaactGAGGCTAAAATtacatagccagtttttcccttttattttacaaaaatagtaaaaatgattttgaaaaaatattaaaagtactgaattagtaaataatatataaatattaatttaaaaatattggaataattttatgattataaaaatgctatcaaatcttaaagtaggctagaattgcaattatatgcaatttagctttaaaaataccaaataaatttgtaaaaatatatgaaaattaCGTTAACTATAAtatggtataaatatgggaataaaataaattatccaccaaaaaatgataattttgggagtaatattgattttgtactgctaaaatggacaataaattggttttaaaaaacttttaaaatttggaaaaaatactaaaacaattGGGCATtcttatatatgcgtacatatgttattttgaaagtattttgtatatatgaaaaaatatacagggaaaaattgggtatcaacagctgtccctctttacccgggaaggatgaaattgttgtcgggtaaagatatgatagccaattttgaccgaacaaaatgacttgaagaatttgaccgtgctctggttcctgagaTGCCTACATTTCCCTGgccttacaggaatcaggccatatgtagttcaggatccatcggggGAATATGCGGACGAAGattttttcaagaacggacgagaTATTCGGGTTGGGGTGGATGGTTATAGTCTAATAGggctgtgggaactggagcgggatcgctcttgCTGATATGGccgttgctagccggtttacctgcaaatgagcaatacgaacatatattgtgcataattttaaatgtgatgcaagtttccgttggaccatgaatgctgtctttggccggttaagatgacgtcctcagaccatgacgtcctgggctatGACGCGTATAATaaaagattcgcaggccatgaaatgatgctctcagctataaggatgatgcctccgagctataatgcctttgaataatgatatgcaaaagataaaatggggtcctcaggccatggcatggcgttatCGGTCtttgaaaatggtgcctccgaacaatgatgtcTTCGAACAATTTGGCGATTTtccagcccatgagatgcagaaggtggcgatctttcagccaatgcaaaaatgtaaatgaggtggcggtatttcagccgatgcaagatgtaaatagaaagtggcgatatttcagccatgcaaaaatGTAAACGAGGTGGCGgaatttcagccgatgcaagatgtaaatagaaagtggcgatatttcaaccaTGCAAGAAAAATGAAAGCGACAatatttcagccgtgcaagaTATAGatgaaggtggcaatctttcagccatgcaaaaaaaataaatgtggcgatatttcagccgtgcaagatgtagatgaaggtggcaatctttcagccatgcaagacataaataaagtggcgatatttcagccacacgaggcataaataaagtggcgatatttcagccatgcagatggatatagggcttagtctcgaaaggcagagtggtagccttatgcaattcaaaAAATGCAagtggagacaaagcttagtcccaaaaggcagaatggtagccttatgcaatgcaagaaatgaagatggagacagagcttaatctcggaaggcagaatggtagccttatgcaatgcaggaaatgcagatggagacggagcttagtctcggaaggcataatggtagccttatgcaatgcaggaaatgcagatggagacaaagcttagtcccggaaggtagaatggtagccttatgcaatgcaaagaatgcagatggaggtagagcctaacctcggaaggcagaatggtagccttatgcaggaagtaaaaatggcaaatggcaatagagttttcttagctgatagcggattgcggtatcatgattgctggggatattgtgcctgctggggacactgttgtgcggatagcagttgcgagcaagtgcaatggtttggagagttgtattcctgaactttgggAGTGAGCGTATAGTACATTTGATGATTTACAACTCAAGTGTCTGTATCCAAAGAAAAAATCatgagtttgtaaagggggaaaagttagttcgtatccccgctagctttgcttgacctgctcggctttgatctggtgatactgtacgtatcattggggtaacgttttctaaacaaggcaattttggtaataaacatgcatgatttagtaaaagcataatataagtgcataattaagaataattttctttagatgaaccgacgactgcgacgtggttcaagacattgcatcttcacttgctctggaattttgagggtcctcctcaacattctgccccagtttactgggttgctgctcttgacggctgttaatgataaatggatggaatcgacttcggaattttgagggtcctcctcaaaattctgtcccagtttccaatagcggggaaaatggaaattttattgaattgtgaccgaacccatagggctgcctacgtatcccctcttaaatgggaatcaggtcaggcgtagttcaaattacatcataaaagaaagcataaaggttacacatagtatcgcttgactgcgtctgaattgatcggctttggctaaACTTCTTCATCCATTtcttgcaagtatgagggctcctcctgtcagaacctggTGAAGCATGTACGGAGCCTTCCAGTTGGGatagaatttccctttggcttcctcttgatgcggaaaatttttctttaacaccagctgcgtcagtgtgaattgtctcggcttgactcttttgtttaaggctctggacattctgttctgatagagctgaccatggcaaactgcattcattctctttctgtctataagagctagttgctcgtaatGACTCTTCACCTATTCTGCGTCGTCGATCTCTGTTtcatgtatgatccttaaggaaggaatttctacctcaacaggtatgactgcttctgtaccatataacaacatgtagggagtttccccagttgatgtgcggactgtggtgcggtatcccaataaagcaaatgagagcttcCCGTGCCAcggcttatgcttctctatcattttccttagtatcttcttgatattcttgttggcagcttctacggctccgttcatctaaggtctgtaagttgtagaattcttgtatttgattttgaaggtttcacatgtGGATTTaatcaaatcactattgaggttagagccattatcagtaatgattgactctggaattccgaaccgagaCATGATGTGGTCGCGAACAAAGtctaccacaactttcttagtcactgctttgtatgatgcttcttcaacctatttggtgaaataatcaattgccactagaatgaacttgTGCTCGTTTGATGTGGTGGgatcgataggtccaatgacatccattccccaagcggcgaacggtcacgtcgagcttgttgcattaagctcatttaggggcacctttatcatgtctgcatataTCTGACAGCGATGGTACTTTCAAACATACTGGacgcagtccgtttccatagtcatccaaaaataaccagcccggagtatcttcttgactaaggcaaaaccgttcatatgtggaccgcaggtcccaacatggatttcctatagtagcctggatgcttcccttgcgccgacacaccttaataatcccaaatcaggagtcctccgatacaggattcctctgctgtgaaagaaatggttagataacctccgaagtgtgcgcttctgagtgggATTTGggagctctgggtattctcctttttccAAGTATTTCTTGATAttatgaaaccaaggtttttcatccgcttcttcctcgacatgagcacaataagctggctgatcatgaatcttcacCAGAATAGGATCTATAAAGTTCTTCTctggatgctgaatcatagatgatagggtagccaatgcatcgacaaactcattttggactctaggaacatgccggacctctgtctttgtgaacctcttcctcaactcctgtacatgatgcaaatacgggagtatcttggagttcttagttgCATATTCTTCTCGGAcatgatgtataagcaagtctgaatccccaatcactagcaattctggaatgttcatgtcaatggacatcttgagccctaagatacaggcttcgtactcggtcatgttgttggtgcatgggaatctgagtttggcggacaccgaataatgctgatcggtttctgatactagaactgctcctacgccaactcctttgaaattagctgctccgtcgaaaaacattctccaaccatcataggattctacaatgtcttctcctatgaaagatacctccttgtcaggaaaatacatttccaggggttcgtattct
This genomic stretch from Nicotiana sylvestris chromosome 9, ASM39365v2, whole genome shotgun sequence harbors:
- the LOC138877310 gene encoding uncharacterized protein, producing MSIDMNIPELLVIGDSDLLIHHVREEYATKNSKILPYLHHVQELRKRFTKTEVRHVPRVQNEFVDALATLSSMIQHPEKNFIDPILVKIHDQPAYCAHVEEEADEKPWFHNIKKYLEKGEYPELPNPTQKRTLRSFNNLVYLLFMFCIEYVVLFVSVAV